In Pseudomonas sp. ADAK18, a single window of DNA contains:
- a CDS encoding sterol desaturase family protein, whose translation MDFVPYAVPFFIALIVVELLADRWRGERNYRVADAINSLSTGVLSTTTGLLTKGVGLLTYAFALKHLAIIELSAQNVWTWVFAFVFYDFCYYWLHRCGHERNILWAAHSVHHQSEDYNLTTALRQTSTGFLLSWIFYLPLAVLGVPLLVFISVASLNLLYQFWVHTRHVPKLGWFEWFFVTPSNHRAHHAQNALYMDRNYGGVFIIWDRLFGSFQEEDENEPVIFGVTTPLASWNPLWANLQFYAQLWNDARRTESRWDKLRIWFMRTGWRPADVAAKYPLAKPDLSQFRKFEVPLDARQQIYIALQFAAYVGLGSYLMNFGEGLPTAALVLGWSAMVLGLFTLGVALENRPWALKAELLRLALNVPLVWLAPLVGLWPASPLGWLGLLSYSLLSIIGLYCCRDRLTRLAS comes from the coding sequence ATGGACTTCGTCCCTTATGCGGTACCGTTTTTCATTGCCTTGATCGTGGTTGAGCTGCTGGCCGACCGTTGGCGCGGTGAGCGCAATTACCGGGTGGCGGATGCCATCAATAGCCTCAGCACTGGCGTGCTGTCCACCACCACAGGGCTGCTGACCAAAGGCGTCGGGCTGCTGACCTATGCCTTCGCCCTCAAGCACCTGGCGATCATCGAATTATCGGCCCAGAACGTCTGGACTTGGGTGTTCGCCTTTGTTTTCTACGACTTCTGCTACTACTGGCTGCATCGCTGTGGCCACGAACGCAACATCCTCTGGGCCGCTCATTCGGTGCATCACCAGAGCGAGGACTACAACCTCACCACCGCGTTGCGCCAGACCAGCACCGGGTTTCTTCTGAGCTGGATCTTCTACCTGCCGTTGGCAGTGCTCGGCGTGCCGTTGTTGGTATTTATCAGTGTTGCGTCCCTCAACCTGTTGTATCAATTTTGGGTCCATACCCGCCATGTGCCCAAGCTGGGCTGGTTTGAGTGGTTTTTCGTCACACCCTCCAATCATCGGGCTCACCACGCACAGAACGCTCTCTACATGGATCGCAACTACGGCGGGGTGTTCATTATTTGGGACCGGCTGTTTGGCTCCTTCCAGGAAGAAGACGAAAACGAGCCGGTAATCTTTGGCGTGACCACGCCGCTGGCCAGTTGGAACCCGTTGTGGGCCAACCTGCAGTTTTATGCACAGCTGTGGAATGACGCGCGGCGCACCGAGAGTAGGTGGGACAAGTTGCGTATCTGGTTCATGCGCACTGGCTGGCGGCCGGCGGACGTGGCGGCGAAGTACCCGCTGGCCAAGCCGGACCTGAGTCAGTTCCGCAAATTCGAGGTGCCGCTGGACGCTCGCCAGCAGATTTACATCGCCCTGCAATTCGCCGCTTACGTGGGCTTGGGCAGCTATTTGATGAATTTTGGCGAAGGGCTGCCAACCGCCGCCCTGGTGCTGGGCTGGAGTGCGATGGTGCTGGGGTTGTTTACCCTGGGAGTGGCGCTGGAGAATCGCCCGTGGGCGTTGAAGGCCGAATTATTGCGCCTGGCGCTGAATGTGCCGCTGGTGTGGCTGGCGCCGCTGGTCGGTTTGTGGCCGGCCAGCCCGTTGGGCTGGCTGGGCCTGCTCAGCTACAGTCTGCTTAGCATCATCGGCCTCTACTGCTGCAGAGACCGGCTTACTCGACTGGCGTCGTAG
- the elbB gene encoding isoprenoid biosynthesis glyoxalase ElbB yields the protein MSKKIAVILSGCGVYDGAEIHESVITLLRLDQRGAQVQCFAPNIAQLHVINHLTGEEMPESRNVLVESARIARGEVKDLREANAEDFDALIVPGGFGAAKNLSNFAVEGAGCSVNPQVLELAEAFAEAGKPVGLICISPALAAKIYGPGVTCTIGNDADTAAAMDKMGATHRECTVDEIVEDKARKLVSTPAYMLGKNISEVASGINKLVDRVLELTHEND from the coding sequence ATGAGCAAAAAGATTGCAGTGATCCTTTCCGGCTGTGGCGTGTATGACGGCGCAGAAATCCATGAAAGTGTGATCACTCTGCTGCGCCTGGACCAACGTGGCGCTCAGGTTCAGTGTTTTGCACCCAATATTGCGCAGTTGCATGTAATCAATCACCTGACCGGTGAAGAAATGCCCGAATCGCGCAACGTGCTGGTGGAGTCGGCGCGCATCGCCCGGGGTGAGGTGAAGGACCTTCGTGAGGCCAATGCCGAGGATTTCGACGCGCTGATCGTACCTGGAGGTTTTGGAGCAGCGAAGAACCTGTCGAACTTCGCCGTCGAAGGCGCCGGGTGCAGCGTCAACCCGCAGGTGCTGGAACTGGCGGAAGCCTTTGCCGAAGCGGGCAAACCCGTAGGACTGATCTGCATCTCCCCGGCGCTGGCGGCAAAGATCTACGGCCCAGGCGTGACCTGCACCATTGGTAACGACGCCGACACGGCAGCGGCCATGGACAAGATGGGCGCGACCCACCGGGAATGCACAGTGGACGAGATTGTCGAGGACAAGGCTCGCAAGCTCGTGAGCACTCCGGCCTACATGCTGGGCAAAAACATCAGCGAAGTCGCGTCAGGGATCAACAAGCTGGTGGATCGGGTACTGGAGTTGACCCACGAGAACGACTGA
- a CDS encoding DedA family protein, whose protein sequence is MLQQFLHDFGYFALFLGTFFEGETILVLAGFLAFRGYMDINLVVVVAFFGSYAGDQLWYFLGRKHGRKLLARKPRWQLMGDRALEHIRKHPDIWVLSFRFVYGLRTVMPVAIGLSGYPPGRYLLLNGIGAAVWAAALGAAAYHFGAVLEGMLGSVKKYELWVLGALLVLGLGLWLRRRIKNARLTRQACADAKARLAEQQLAEQKKEPTTPVE, encoded by the coding sequence ATGCTCCAACAATTTCTGCATGACTTTGGCTACTTTGCCCTCTTCCTAGGCACGTTCTTCGAAGGCGAAACCATTTTGGTCCTCGCAGGCTTCTTGGCGTTCCGCGGATACATGGATATCAACCTGGTGGTGGTCGTTGCCTTTTTCGGCAGCTACGCCGGCGACCAGTTGTGGTACTTCCTGGGGCGCAAGCATGGCCGCAAGCTGCTGGCCCGCAAACCGCGCTGGCAATTGATGGGCGATCGCGCCCTGGAACATATCCGCAAGCACCCGGATATCTGGGTGCTGAGCTTCCGTTTTGTCTACGGTTTGCGCACGGTGATGCCCGTAGCCATTGGTCTGTCAGGCTATCCGCCGGGACGCTATCTACTGCTCAATGGTATCGGTGCAGCTGTGTGGGCCGCAGCGTTGGGAGCGGCGGCCTACCATTTCGGCGCCGTACTCGAAGGCATGCTGGGTAGCGTCAAGAAGTACGAGCTATGGGTGCTCGGCGCCCTGCTGGTACTGGGCTTGGGCTTGTGGCTGCGGCGCCGCATCAAGAATGCCCGCTTGACGCGCCAGGCCTGTGCCGATGCAAAGGCTCGGCTGGCTGAACAACAGCTGGCCGAGCAAAAGAAAGAGCCTACGACGCCAGTCGAGTAA